Proteins from a genomic interval of Phlebotomus papatasi isolate M1 chromosome 3, Ppap_2.1, whole genome shotgun sequence:
- the LOC129807606 gene encoding pneumococcal serine-rich repeat protein produces MGDQFGHRREVESVDEKGSDASAESGENLLSVTYEKIDFIVLPISIIVGTFLGVLLVISVLLLILRWYWNWGTKYTKLTSTVMDTQTKNSADVNNTESRTPVTAASPSPTSSASSTTSTSSTILLSFPPPLAAVTVTKTVIPTPQPATPTALTVQSPKLTPETTPPPQSPRNDWLHSLQAELQHVQPRRQGSPSENKENTAPNSPLVASANYKHGNYFRFPEVDVWSPGAKVTATPSTQNSPEVVTTPRDTLTVIHGSLISPSDAETARNSPTARRARLKSISLDSESARVVEENLNVAMEELDLDTVQSPSCSKRNKQQLKIDIDCDNLADMEVRQPPTPKTPTLTQTRQKAVSLDSEPPGGVCKSKSQASVSASTTASASVPTTPKRQQQTMSIHQPQRGKSRSTSDHLGSNLQRLKSVTLSVSNNNLKTLPEVMPLSDFGGTPQQPPSQPPAKIRSSLLQRRGSNHSLTLNLAGSVGDLASNTSLTGSMTTNAQNTGGGKKGLLQRRGSNASLTLTIQCSDSGLSRFNSHGSLNAASQSRKGLLSVSNTSLRGSACSLARLKGTSGAGELSVVGSTGTHHRKFLSSENLLQRPTHQTESLELDVDETTGNLEDEDLQGGDECVIRQITTKPLSPQSTSEDFKIYLANIQFLQNASNVLHMDDIREFDFCFEELEDTRADRDECLMKQRRKIRQIHQEFWDLPTNHQEKPMVFGSQHKNRYKTILPNEHSRVILQPEDPEILQEPYINANYIKGPDGTHNAYIATQGPMPNTIYEFWLMVMQNVRRCGEECRSDQKIAMLTEFVESGRTKCAVYFPTEVNQVLVFANGADDVLSAHAPPSNASTDDIQIGGDSMWLKACLDMLGDDEEKNDDRDRCVHKYAFVIENTGVTQKKGYSVRQLCVRHFDHDGKPFMFNVLHYWFPDWPDHRSPEDLGVVLDFALELLGGESSIQETTTNQIPLPVLHCSAGIGRTGCMAGILNAVRQIDSTPINPSVDILGIVCNLRLQRGGMVQNSEQYELIYRVVCLYQKRKDSMTHSPPQQLPFLLCNTLDF; encoded by the exons ATGGGCGATCAATTTGGCCATCGACGGGAAGTTGAATCGGTGGATGAGAAAGGAAGTGATGCATCTGCGGAGAGTGGCGAGAATTTATTGAGTGTAACATACGAAAAGATAGACTTTATTGTGTTGCCCATATCGATAATTGTGGGCACTTTTCTCGGTGTTCTACTGGTAATCTCTGTCCTCCTGCTCATCCTACGGTGGTACTGGAACTGGGGAACAAAGTACACCAAGCTCACCTCAACAGTAATGGATACCCAGACCAAAAATAGTGCTGATGTAAACAACACGGAAAGTAGGACACCAGTTACAGCCGCCTCACCATCACCCACCTCCTCGGCCTCCTCTACAACTTCTACTTCCTCCACCATCCTCCTGTCCTTCCCGCCACCTCTTGCTGCTGTTACGGTGACTAAGACTGTTATCCCTACACCACAACCCGCAACACCAACTGCCCTCACGGTACAATCCCCCAAATTGACACCAGAAACTACGCCACCACCACAAAGTCCTCGGAACGATTGGCTGCACAGTCTTCAGGCAGAGTTGCAACATGTTCAGCCTCGAAGGCAGGGTAGCCCATcggaaaataaggaaaatacaGCCCCAAATTCACCTCTAGTGGCATCGGCCAATTACAAGCACGGCAATTATTTTCGCTTTCCTGAAGTAGATGTGTGGTCACCTGGAGCCAAAGTCACAGCTACACCAAGTACCCAGAACTCTCCGGAGGTCGTAACGACGCCTCGGGACACTCTCACTGTCATCCATGGAAGTCTCATTTCGCCTTCAGACGCCGAGACGGCCCGGAATTCACCAACGGCACGCCGGGCACGTCTTAAATCCATTTCCCTGGACTCGGAGAGTGCACGAGTTGTCGAAGAGAATCTCAATGTGGCCATGGAGGAATTGGACCTGGATACCGTGCAATCACCTTCATGCTCCAAACGCAACAAGCAACAACTCAAGATTGACATTGACTGCGATAATCTTGCGGATATGGAAGTTCGACAGCCGCCCACACCCAAAACACCCACCCTCACACAGACCCGCCAGAAAGCCGTCTCGCTGGACTCTGAGCCCCCGGGGGGCGTATGCAAGAGTAAATCGCAGGCTTCCGTATCGGCCAGCACAACAGCATCAGCATCGGTTCCCACCACGCCCAAGAGGCAACAACAGACCATGAGTATCCATCAGCCTCAGAGGGGTAAATCTCGTAGCACTTCTGATCACTTGGGTTCGAATCTTCAGCGCCTCAAGAGTGTCACTCTGAGTGTGTCCAATAATAATCTCAAGACTCTGCCTGAAGTTATGCCACTCAGTGATTTTGGGGGCACCCCACAGCAGCCACCAAGTCAACCGCCAGCCAAAATACGATCGAGTCTACTACAGCGCCGTGGCTCCAATCACAGTCTCACACTCAATTTGGCCGGTTCTGTGGGTGATCTGGCATCTAATACGAGTCTCACGGGCTCCATGACCACAAATGCCCAAAACACTGGAGGCGGCAAGAAGGGTCTTCTGCAGCGTCGCGGGAGTAATGCCAGTCTCACCCTTACCATTCAGTGCTCTGACTCTGGACTGAGTCGCTTCAACAGCCATGGATCTCTCAATGCTGCCTCACAGTCCCGGAAGGGTCTTCTGAGTGTGTCAAATACCAGTTTGCGAGGTTCTGCCTGCAGTCTAGCACGCCTGAAGGGGACTTCGGGTGCGGGAGAACTCAGTGTAGTTGGTAGCACGGGTACACACCACCGGAAATTCCTTAGTTCTGAGAATCTTCTGCAGCGACCAACTCACCAAACTGAAAGCCTTGAATTGGATGTAGATGAGACTACTGGTAACCTAGAAGATGAAGATCTACAAGGTGGTGATGAATGTGTGATACGTCAGATCACTACAAAACCCCTCAGTCCACAGTCAACGTCAGAGGACTTCAAAATCTACCTGGCCAACATTCAGTTTCTTCAGAATGCATCCAATGTACTTCATATGGATGACATTCGGGAATTTGATTTTTGCTTTGAGGAGCTAGAAGACACTCGAGCAGATCGTGATGAGTGTCTGATGAAGCAACGCCGAAAAATCCGACAGATTCATCAGGAATTCTGGGATTTGCCCACGAATCATCAAGAGAAGCCAATGGTCTTTGGGTCACAGCACAAAAATCGCTACAAGACTATCCTGCCGAATGAACATTCACGTGTCATCCTGCAGCCAGAGGATCCAGAAATACTCCAGGAACCTTACATCAATGCCAACTACATAAAG ggACCAGATGGTACGCATAATGCGTATATCGCCACACAAGGACCCATGCCCAACACAATCTACGAGTTCTGGTTGATGGTGATGCAGAATGTTCGCAGATGCGGTGAAGAGTGTAGGAGCGATCAAAAGATCGCCATGCTGACGGAATTTGTTGAAAGTGGAAGAACTAAGTGCGCAGTGTATTTTCCCACTGAAGTGAATCAAGTGTTGGTATTTGCTAATGGGGCTGATGATGTCTTATCAGCACATGCTCCCCCATCGAATGCCAGCACAGATGATATACAAATCGGTGGGGATTCGATGTGGCTCAAAGCATGCTTAGATATGCTGGGGGATGATGAGGAAAAGAATGATGATAGGGATAGATGCGTGCATAAGTATGCATTCGTGATAGAGAATACTGGGGTGACCCAGAAGAAGGGCTATTCCGTACGGCAACTCTGTGTTCGACATTTTGACCATGATGGGAAACCCTTTATGTTTAATGTGCTCCATTACTGGTTCCCCGATTGGCCTGATCATAGGTCACCGGAGGATTTGGGTGTTGTACTTGATTTCGCTCTCGAACTTCTGGGTGGTGAATCTAGCATTCAGGAGACGACGACGAATCAGATACCATTGCCAGTGCTTCATTGTTCAGCTGGAATCGGTCGAACGGGCTGCATGGCGGGGATCTTGAATGCGGTGAGACAAATCGACTCAACACCCATAAATCCCAGTGTGGACATCTTGGGCATTGTGTGCAATTTGAGACTGCAACGTGGCGGAATGGTGCAGAATTCCGAACAGTATGAATTAATTTATAGAGTTGTGTGTCTCTATCAGAAACGAAAGGATTCCATGACTCATTCCCCACCGCAGCAGTTACCCTTCCTCCTGTGTAACACACtcgatttttaa